One genomic segment of Brassica napus cultivar Da-Ae chromosome A3, Da-Ae, whole genome shotgun sequence includes these proteins:
- the LOC106442862 gene encoding 3-hydroxyisobutyryl-CoA hydrolase-like protein 5 yields MVLIVFLFVTGEEMKEAEYKLGATIVEGGLSGFQSNRVSSRLINRPRQLNVISSEVVLKLAEYLETWEKDDKTKLILIKGAGRAFSAGGDLKMFYDGRDLKDSCLEVVYRMYWLCYHIHTYKKTQVSLVNGISMGGGASLMVPMKFSVVTEKTVFATPEASIGFHTDCGFSYIHSRLPGHLGEFLALTGARLNGKELVAIGMATHFVPSAVNFFFFFWNAFLSYKYIRAYVLLDELFLL; encoded by the exons ATGGTTCTGATTGTCTTCCTTTTTGTTACTGGTGAAGAAATGAAAGAGGCTGAATACAAGCTTGGAGCAACCATTGTTGAAGGTGGACTCAGC GGTTTTCAATCGAATCGGGTTTCATCACGTTTAATAAACCGCCCTCGTCAGCTAAATGTCATCTCTTCTGAAGTG GTCCTCAAGCTTGCAGAATATCTTGAAACCTGGGAGAAGGACGACAAAACGAAGCTTATACTGATCaag GGTGCAGGGAGAGCTTTCTCAGCCGGTGGTGATCTAAAGATGTTTTATGACGGCCGTGATTTAA AGGATTCTTGCCTTGAGGTTGTTTATAGGATGTACTGGCTCTGCTATCATATCCACACTTACAAGAAGACTCAG GTTTCTCTTGTAAATGGAATATCAATGGGTGGAGGTGCATCATTGATGGTCCCAATGAAGTTCTCTGTTGTGACTGAGAAAACT GTATTTGCAACCCCAGAAGCAAGTATTGGGTTTCACACTGATTGTGGCTTCTCCTACATCCATTCACGTCTTCCTGGTCATTTAG GAGAATTCTTGGCTTTAACTGGGGCAAGATTGAATGGCAAAGAACTTGTAGCAATTGGAATGGCAACACATTTTGTTCCTTCTgctgtgaatttttttttttttttttggaatgctttccttagttataaatatattcGCGCGTACGTTTTGCTGGatgaattatttttgttatga